The following proteins come from a genomic window of Dreissena polymorpha isolate Duluth1 chromosome 1, UMN_Dpol_1.0, whole genome shotgun sequence:
- the LOC127864938 gene encoding uncharacterized protein LOC127864938, giving the protein MYKMQRRLSIITITIASIMEFIRSQRGAAKLCYEGFTYTKKKETKSTMRWECSQRRSENCKGTATTDNPPTRVISSTDHVHVNDQFYVEALKVRQEITAAVISNGGQPHRILADKLVHHPVEVRVAAGTTETIKRHMRAKKAGQTPKNPEKLEDIPIPFPEAYRTKLIYDNESTRSRMLVFASEAGLGLLESATTWFMDGTFSTAPHVFDQVFTVRVPLGEMSGTVAYALLPSKDQTSYEECMTAVLDACLTRDIRPTPSKVVCDFEVAIHNAVRQVMANDIQIQGCFYHLTQSTWRRIQGDGLQVLYREDEEIRQFCGRLDGLALLPTDKVLEGMAILKDTAPSALTGIVDYFDNTYVSGGFRSVRTADGMMRFRRTPPRFPLDIWNVHAATVSDEARTNNLCEAWNNGFQVLVGHQHPSLWTVVDCFMKDAAMVETEVYRVRNGEPSIKPKKKSTERYQRRLKTLCEQVASGEKSVSQFLNVVGGLVRLK; this is encoded by the exons atGTATAAAATGCAACGTAGACTTTCGATTATCACTATAACCATTGCATCAATTATGGAGTTCATAAGAAGTCAGAGAGGCGCGGCAAAGCTTTGTTATGAAGGGTTCACGTACACGAAGAAAAAGGAGACGAAGTCGACGATGCGATGGGAATGTTCCCAGCGTCGAAGCGAGAATTGCAAGGGTACCGCCACTACGGACAATCCA CCAACACGGGTGATTTCCTCAACAGATCACGTCCACGTCAACGACCAATTCTACGTGGAGGCGTTGAAGGTGCGACAAGAAATCACGGCCGCGGTGATCTCGAATGGGGGCCAGCCTCATAGGATCCTGGCGGACAAGCTGGTACATCATCCAGTGGAg GTCCGAGTAGCAGCGGGTACTACCGAGACCATAAAGAGACATATGCGTGCTAAGAAGGCAGGCCAGACACCGAAGAACCCTGAGAAACTCGAGGACATACCAATTCCATTCCCGGAGGCCTACAGGACCAAACTGATCTACGATAACGAGTCCACGCGTAGTAGGATGCTGGTCTTTGCCTCTGAGGCTGGGTTGGGACTTCTTGAGTCGGCGACAACGTGGTTCATGGACGGGACATTCTCTACCG CTCCACATGTGTTCGACCAAGTTTTCACCGTGCGTGTGCCACTTGGAGAGATGTCGGGGACAGTAGCATATGCCTTGCTGCCATCCAAGGACCAAACTTCGTATGAGGAGTGCATGACAGCTGTACTGGATGCGTGTCTAACTAGGGACATCCGTCCAACTCCGTCCAAGGTCGTGTGCGACTTCGAGGTGGCCATCCATAATGCTGTTCGTCAGGTTATGGCGAACGATATCCAGATACAG GGCTGCTTCTACCACCTTACGCAGAGTACCTGGCGTCGTATACAGGGGGACGGCCTGCAGGTCCTATACAGAGAGGATGAAGAAATAAGACAGTTctgcggacgactcgacggtctggcgTTGCTGccgacggataaggtgctagaagGCATGGCCATCTTAAAGGACACGGCCCCTTCAGCGCTGACTGGGATCGTCGACTACTTCGACAATACCTACGTGAGCGGCGGATTTCG GTCCGTGAGGACCGCTGACGGCATGATGCGCTTCAGGAGAACGCCGCCCCGTTTCCCGCTAGATATCTGGAACGTACACGCTGCAACAGTCAGTGACGAAGCTAGGACCAACAACCTGTGCGAGGCTTGGAACAATGGGTTCCAAGTTTTGGTTGGGCACCAGCACCCGTCTCTGTGGACTGTAGTTGACTGCTTCATGAAAGACGCCGCTATGGTGGAGACTGAGGTGTATCGCGTGCGCAACGGTGAGCCTTCAATTAAGCCGAAGAAGAAGTCAACAGAGCGATACCAGCGGCGTCTGAAGACTTTGTGCGAGCAGGTGGCGAGTGGTGAGAAGAGTGTGAGTCAGTTTTTGAACGTTGTCGGCGGACTTGTGCGATTGAAGTAG